In Canis lupus familiaris isolate Mischka breed German Shepherd chromosome 5, alternate assembly UU_Cfam_GSD_1.0, whole genome shotgun sequence, a genomic segment contains:
- the RPL22 gene encoding 60S ribosomal protein L22: protein MAPVKKLVAKGGKKKKQVLKFTLDCTHPVEDGIMDAANFEQFLQERIKVNGKAGNLGGGVVTIERSKSKITVTSEVPFSKRYLKYLTKKYLKKNNLRDWLRVVANSKESYELRYFQINQDEEEEEDED from the exons ATGGCGCCCGTG AAAAAGCTTGTGGCGAAGGGGggtaaaaaaaagaagcaagttcTGAAGTTTACCCTTGATTGCACCCACCCGGTAGAAGATGGAATCATGGATGCTGCCAATTTT GAGCAGTTTCTTCAAGAGAGAATCAAAGTGAATGGAAAAGCTGGGAATCTCGGTGGAGGGGTTGTAACCATCGAAAGAAGCAAGAGCAAAATTACTGTAACTTCTGAGGTGCCTTTTTCCAAAAG GTATTTGAAATATCTcaccaaaaaatatttgaagaagaatAACCTCCGTGACTGGTTGCGCGTAGTTGCTAACAGCAAAGAGAGTTACGAGTTGCGTTACTTCCAGATTAACCAGgacgaggaagaggaggaagatgaggattAA
- the RNF207 gene encoding RING finger protein 207 isoform X2 produces MSGAIFAPLDGLGALDAASGHPLVCPLCHAQFECPCLLDCFHDFCAGCLRGRATDGRLACPLCQHQTAVKGPSGLPPVDRLLQFLVASSGDGTEVVHCANCDLECTKQDAETTYFCNTCGQPLCARCREETHQARMFARHDIVALGQRSRDVLQKCTLHAEPYIMFSTDKKSLLCIRCFRDMQGESRAHCVDLESAYVQGCERLEQAVLAVKALQTATREAIALLQAMVEEVRRSAAEEEAAIHALFGSMQDKLAEKKMLLLQAVQSQYEEKDKAFKDQLSHLATLLPTLQVHLVICSSFLSLASKAEFLDLGYELMERLQGIVTRPQHLRPAQNSKITSDYRAEFARCLEPLLLLGPHQVTGAGSSTNMLAAGSGSKVLMVPSRPSPVGKTLGSLVQKPTLHRSISTKVLLAEGEDTAFTEHCRHYEGSYRRLQAEIQNLKDQVQELHRGLTKHHSLIKAEIMGDILHRSLQVDAQIASEYAALEGMRAVFQEIWEESYQRVANEQEIYEAQLHDLLQLKQENAYLTTFTKQITPYVRSIAKVKERLEPRFQVPADEQLGYLQNMHDDSTNSETQARNDLVSVTEKREKIPEPRGNSRTLNSLTEEPPLKNKDPHRPRQKNGGDVPTRREHPT; encoded by the exons ATGTCGGGCGCTATCTTCGCGCCCCTGGACGGCCTGGGTGCCCTGGACGCCGCGAGCGGCCACCCGCTGGTGTGCCCGCTGTGCCACGCACAGTTCGAGTGTCCGTGCCTGCTGGACTGCTTCCACGACTTTTGCGCCGGCTGCCTGCGCGGCCGCGCCACCGACGGTCGTCTCGCCTGCCCGCTGTGCCA ACACCAGACGGCGGTGAAGGGCCCCAGCGGGCTCCCTCCGGTGGATCGGCTGCTGCAGTTCCTGGTGGCCAGCTCAGGGGATGGCACGGAGGTGGTGCACTGTGCCAACTGTGACCTGGAGTGCACTAAGCAG GATGCGGAGACCACGTACTTCTGCAACACGTGTGGGCAGCCACTGTGCGCGCGCTGCCGCGAGGAGACGCACCAGGCACGCATGTTCGCGCGCCATGACATCGTGGCCCTGGGCCAGCGCAGCCGCGACGTGCTCCAGAAGTGCA CGCTGCACGCGGAGCCCTACATCATGTTCTCCACCGACAAGAAGTCGCTGCTGTGCATCCGCTGCTTCCGGGACATGCAGGG ggagagcCGGGCGCACTGCGTGGACCTCGAGTCAGCATACGTGCAGGGCTGCGAGCGGCTGGAGCAGGCGGTGCTG GCCGTGAAGGCCCTGCAGACCGCCACGCGGGAGGCCATCGCGCTGCTGCAGGCCATGGTAGAGGAGGTGCGGCGCAGTGCAGCCGAGGAGGAGGCCGCCATCCATGCCCTATTCGGCAGCATGCAG GACAAACTGGCAGAGAAGAAAATGCTGTTGCTGCAGGCTGTGCAGAG ccaatATGAAGAGAAGGACAAGGCCTTCAAGGACCAGCTCTCCCATCTGGCCACTCTACTGCCCACACTGCAA GTCCACCTGGTCATCTGCTCTTCCTTCCTCAGTTTGGCCAGTAAGGCTGAGTTCCTGGACCTGGGCTAT GAGCTGATGGAGAGGCTGCAGGGCATTGTCACCCGTCCCCAGCACCTCCGGCCAGCACAGAATAGCAAG ATCACCAGTGACTACCGCGCTGAGTTTGCACGCTGCCTGGAgccactgctgctgctggggcCTCACCAGGTGACAGGTGCTGGGAGCAGCACCAACAT GCTAGCAGCAGGCTCAGGCTCCAAGGTGTTGATGGTGCCCAGCCGCCCTTCCCCAGTGGGAAAGACATTGGGGTCGCTGGTCCAAAAGCCCACACTGCACCGGTCCATCAGCACCAAGGTGCTGCTGGCAGAGGGGGAGGACACAGCCTTCACAGAGCACTGCCGCCACTATGAGGGCTCCTACCGG CGCCTGCAGGCAGAGATACAGAACCTGAAGGACCAGGTACAAGAGTTGCACCGGGGCCTCACCAAGCACCACTCACTCATCAAGGCCGAGATCATGGGAGACATCCTGCACAGGTCCCTGCAGGTGGACGCACAGATTGCCTCGGAGTATGCGGCCCTGGAGGGGATGAGAGCAGTCTTTCAGGAG ATTTGGGAGGAATCCTACCAGCGGGTGGCTAACGAACAGGAGATTTACGAAG CCCAGCTCCATGACCTTCTCCAGCTGAAGCAAGAGAATGCATATCTGACCACCTTCACCAAGCAGATCACACCCTACGTCCGCTCCATTGCCAAGGTGAAGGAGCGGCTGGAGCCAAG GTTTCAGGTGCCAGCGGACGAGCAGTTGGGGTACCTACAAAACATGCATGATGACAGCACCAACAGTGAGACTCAGGCCAG GAATGACCTGGTGAGtgtcacagagaagagagagaaaataccagaacccagagggaacagcaggacTCTGAACAGCCTCACAGAAGAGCCTCCACTCAAGAATAAAGATCCTCATAGACCCAGGCAGAAAAATGGGGGTGATGTCCCCACACGGAGAGAGCACCCGACTTAG
- the RNF207 gene encoding RING finger protein 207 isoform X3: protein MSGAIFAPLDGLGALDAASGHPLVCPLCHAQFECPCLLDCFHDFCAGCLRGRATDGRLACPLCQHQTAVKGPSGLPPVDRLLQFLVASSGDGTEDAETTYFCNTCGQPLCARCREETHQARMFARHDIVALGQRSRDVLQKCTLHAEPYIMFSTDKKSLLCIRCFRDMQGESRAHCVDLESAYVQGCERLEQAVLAVKALQTATREAIALLQAMVEEVRRSAAEEEAAIHALFGSMQDKLAEKKMLLLQAVQSQYEEKDKAFKDQLSHLATLLPTLQVHLVICSSFLSLASKAEFLDLGYELMERLQGIVTRPQHLRPAQNSKITSDYRAEFARCLEPLLLLGPHQVTGAGSSTNMLAAGSGSKVLMVPSRPSPVGKTLGSLVQKPTLHRSISTKVLLAEGEDTAFTEHCRHYEGSYRRLQAEIQNLKDQVQELHRGLTKHHSLIKAEIMGDILHRSLQVDAQIASEYAALEGMRAVFQEIWEESYQRVANEQEIYEAQLHDLLQLKQENAYLTTFTKQITPYVRSIAKVKERLEPRFQVPADEQLGYLQNMHDDSTNSETQARGEEDCRKSELAGPGGPGAVCCSRVAGDRTETSLTLPATTFCSDAPGLSVQTCCHHKALRRPELLADILE from the exons ATGTCGGGCGCTATCTTCGCGCCCCTGGACGGCCTGGGTGCCCTGGACGCCGCGAGCGGCCACCCGCTGGTGTGCCCGCTGTGCCACGCACAGTTCGAGTGTCCGTGCCTGCTGGACTGCTTCCACGACTTTTGCGCCGGCTGCCTGCGCGGCCGCGCCACCGACGGTCGTCTCGCCTGCCCGCTGTGCCA ACACCAGACGGCGGTGAAGGGCCCCAGCGGGCTCCCTCCGGTGGATCGGCTGCTGCAGTTCCTGGTGGCCAGCTCAGGGGATGGCACGGAG GATGCGGAGACCACGTACTTCTGCAACACGTGTGGGCAGCCACTGTGCGCGCGCTGCCGCGAGGAGACGCACCAGGCACGCATGTTCGCGCGCCATGACATCGTGGCCCTGGGCCAGCGCAGCCGCGACGTGCTCCAGAAGTGCA CGCTGCACGCGGAGCCCTACATCATGTTCTCCACCGACAAGAAGTCGCTGCTGTGCATCCGCTGCTTCCGGGACATGCAGGG ggagagcCGGGCGCACTGCGTGGACCTCGAGTCAGCATACGTGCAGGGCTGCGAGCGGCTGGAGCAGGCGGTGCTG GCCGTGAAGGCCCTGCAGACCGCCACGCGGGAGGCCATCGCGCTGCTGCAGGCCATGGTAGAGGAGGTGCGGCGCAGTGCAGCCGAGGAGGAGGCCGCCATCCATGCCCTATTCGGCAGCATGCAG GACAAACTGGCAGAGAAGAAAATGCTGTTGCTGCAGGCTGTGCAGAG ccaatATGAAGAGAAGGACAAGGCCTTCAAGGACCAGCTCTCCCATCTGGCCACTCTACTGCCCACACTGCAA GTCCACCTGGTCATCTGCTCTTCCTTCCTCAGTTTGGCCAGTAAGGCTGAGTTCCTGGACCTGGGCTAT GAGCTGATGGAGAGGCTGCAGGGCATTGTCACCCGTCCCCAGCACCTCCGGCCAGCACAGAATAGCAAG ATCACCAGTGACTACCGCGCTGAGTTTGCACGCTGCCTGGAgccactgctgctgctggggcCTCACCAGGTGACAGGTGCTGGGAGCAGCACCAACAT GCTAGCAGCAGGCTCAGGCTCCAAGGTGTTGATGGTGCCCAGCCGCCCTTCCCCAGTGGGAAAGACATTGGGGTCGCTGGTCCAAAAGCCCACACTGCACCGGTCCATCAGCACCAAGGTGCTGCTGGCAGAGGGGGAGGACACAGCCTTCACAGAGCACTGCCGCCACTATGAGGGCTCCTACCGG CGCCTGCAGGCAGAGATACAGAACCTGAAGGACCAGGTACAAGAGTTGCACCGGGGCCTCACCAAGCACCACTCACTCATCAAGGCCGAGATCATGGGAGACATCCTGCACAGGTCCCTGCAGGTGGACGCACAGATTGCCTCGGAGTATGCGGCCCTGGAGGGGATGAGAGCAGTCTTTCAGGAG ATTTGGGAGGAATCCTACCAGCGGGTGGCTAACGAACAGGAGATTTACGAAG CCCAGCTCCATGACCTTCTCCAGCTGAAGCAAGAGAATGCATATCTGACCACCTTCACCAAGCAGATCACACCCTACGTCCGCTCCATTGCCAAGGTGAAGGAGCGGCTGGAGCCAAG GTTTCAGGTGCCAGCGGACGAGCAGTTGGGGTACCTACAAAACATGCATGATGACAGCACCAACAGTGAGACTCAGGCCAG GGGAGAAGAGGACTGCAGAAAATCAGAGCTGGCAGGTCCTGGAGGGCCTGGAGCAGTCTGCTGCTCTAGAGTGGCTGGAGACAGAACAGAAACTAGTCTCACTCTCCCTGCCACCACGTTCTGCTCAGATGCTCCAGGGCTGTCAGTTCAAACCTGTTGTCACCACAAGGCACTGAGAAGGCCTGAACTGCTTGCTGATATTTTG GAATGA
- the RNF207 gene encoding RING finger protein 207 isoform X1, which translates to MSGAIFAPLDGLGALDAASGHPLVCPLCHAQFECPCLLDCFHDFCAGCLRGRATDGRLACPLCQHQTAVKGPSGLPPVDRLLQFLVASSGDGTEVVHCANCDLECTKQDAETTYFCNTCGQPLCARCREETHQARMFARHDIVALGQRSRDVLQKCTLHAEPYIMFSTDKKSLLCIRCFRDMQGESRAHCVDLESAYVQGCERLEQAVLAVKALQTATREAIALLQAMVEEVRRSAAEEEAAIHALFGSMQDKLAEKKMLLLQAVQSQYEEKDKAFKDQLSHLATLLPTLQVHLVICSSFLSLASKAEFLDLGYELMERLQGIVTRPQHLRPAQNSKITSDYRAEFARCLEPLLLLGPHQVTGAGSSTNMLAAGSGSKVLMVPSRPSPVGKTLGSLVQKPTLHRSISTKVLLAEGEDTAFTEHCRHYEGSYRRLQAEIQNLKDQVQELHRGLTKHHSLIKAEIMGDILHRSLQVDAQIASEYAALEGMRAVFQEIWEESYQRVANEQEIYEAQLHDLLQLKQENAYLTTFTKQITPYVRSIAKVKERLEPRFQVPADEQLGYLQNMHDDSTNSETQARGEEDCRKSELAGPGGPGAVCCSRVAGDRTETSLTLPATTFCSDAPGLSVQTCCHHKALRRPELLADILE; encoded by the exons ATGTCGGGCGCTATCTTCGCGCCCCTGGACGGCCTGGGTGCCCTGGACGCCGCGAGCGGCCACCCGCTGGTGTGCCCGCTGTGCCACGCACAGTTCGAGTGTCCGTGCCTGCTGGACTGCTTCCACGACTTTTGCGCCGGCTGCCTGCGCGGCCGCGCCACCGACGGTCGTCTCGCCTGCCCGCTGTGCCA ACACCAGACGGCGGTGAAGGGCCCCAGCGGGCTCCCTCCGGTGGATCGGCTGCTGCAGTTCCTGGTGGCCAGCTCAGGGGATGGCACGGAGGTGGTGCACTGTGCCAACTGTGACCTGGAGTGCACTAAGCAG GATGCGGAGACCACGTACTTCTGCAACACGTGTGGGCAGCCACTGTGCGCGCGCTGCCGCGAGGAGACGCACCAGGCACGCATGTTCGCGCGCCATGACATCGTGGCCCTGGGCCAGCGCAGCCGCGACGTGCTCCAGAAGTGCA CGCTGCACGCGGAGCCCTACATCATGTTCTCCACCGACAAGAAGTCGCTGCTGTGCATCCGCTGCTTCCGGGACATGCAGGG ggagagcCGGGCGCACTGCGTGGACCTCGAGTCAGCATACGTGCAGGGCTGCGAGCGGCTGGAGCAGGCGGTGCTG GCCGTGAAGGCCCTGCAGACCGCCACGCGGGAGGCCATCGCGCTGCTGCAGGCCATGGTAGAGGAGGTGCGGCGCAGTGCAGCCGAGGAGGAGGCCGCCATCCATGCCCTATTCGGCAGCATGCAG GACAAACTGGCAGAGAAGAAAATGCTGTTGCTGCAGGCTGTGCAGAG ccaatATGAAGAGAAGGACAAGGCCTTCAAGGACCAGCTCTCCCATCTGGCCACTCTACTGCCCACACTGCAA GTCCACCTGGTCATCTGCTCTTCCTTCCTCAGTTTGGCCAGTAAGGCTGAGTTCCTGGACCTGGGCTAT GAGCTGATGGAGAGGCTGCAGGGCATTGTCACCCGTCCCCAGCACCTCCGGCCAGCACAGAATAGCAAG ATCACCAGTGACTACCGCGCTGAGTTTGCACGCTGCCTGGAgccactgctgctgctggggcCTCACCAGGTGACAGGTGCTGGGAGCAGCACCAACAT GCTAGCAGCAGGCTCAGGCTCCAAGGTGTTGATGGTGCCCAGCCGCCCTTCCCCAGTGGGAAAGACATTGGGGTCGCTGGTCCAAAAGCCCACACTGCACCGGTCCATCAGCACCAAGGTGCTGCTGGCAGAGGGGGAGGACACAGCCTTCACAGAGCACTGCCGCCACTATGAGGGCTCCTACCGG CGCCTGCAGGCAGAGATACAGAACCTGAAGGACCAGGTACAAGAGTTGCACCGGGGCCTCACCAAGCACCACTCACTCATCAAGGCCGAGATCATGGGAGACATCCTGCACAGGTCCCTGCAGGTGGACGCACAGATTGCCTCGGAGTATGCGGCCCTGGAGGGGATGAGAGCAGTCTTTCAGGAG ATTTGGGAGGAATCCTACCAGCGGGTGGCTAACGAACAGGAGATTTACGAAG CCCAGCTCCATGACCTTCTCCAGCTGAAGCAAGAGAATGCATATCTGACCACCTTCACCAAGCAGATCACACCCTACGTCCGCTCCATTGCCAAGGTGAAGGAGCGGCTGGAGCCAAG GTTTCAGGTGCCAGCGGACGAGCAGTTGGGGTACCTACAAAACATGCATGATGACAGCACCAACAGTGAGACTCAGGCCAG GGGAGAAGAGGACTGCAGAAAATCAGAGCTGGCAGGTCCTGGAGGGCCTGGAGCAGTCTGCTGCTCTAGAGTGGCTGGAGACAGAACAGAAACTAGTCTCACTCTCCCTGCCACCACGTTCTGCTCAGATGCTCCAGGGCTGTCAGTTCAAACCTGTTGTCACCACAAGGCACTGAGAAGGCCTGAACTGCTTGCTGATATTTTG GAATGA